CCTTGGACCTATAAAATCTACAAGGCGCATGCTTAAGAAAATATTAGTCCCAATGATAAGCTTGTTAGGTCAAAATCGGCGGGAACCTAAATTTTAAAAAATCGGCAGAAACTGTTTCcgaaaattcaaaaataaattctagatttttttttgtgggaAGAATATTTCGATGCCTCAAAACAATTTTCAGGGTCGGCTCATGCCATCACCCAACCTTGCAAATATGCATTTTCAGGGTGGACTATGGCgtcacccgcccctgcaaattTATTTcaaggggcgggtgatggcgtgACCtgccatgaaaatggctttaTAGGGTCGGTGCGTTACGTCTGATCTTGCGAATAGCTACTTGTAGCTCTGAAAAGCAATAGCAGGTAACACACCCCTCTCTACAAATATCGTTAAACAACCGGTCCTACAAACCGTTTTTTAGCAGTGTAAATTATCATGAGCTAGGGTTAATCATGTCTTTTATTGCCTTTTCATATTAGAAATATTGGAGGTACAAAGACTTCAAAGGAATACTCGCAATGCAGAGTTCAGAATGTCATTAGCTATTATCTTGCAGGCCCGCTCCGACGGATGAGCTGAATCGAAGAACAAATACTTATTCGGGTCTTGACACGTCAGTGGCTCCTCCAAGCCGCAAAGGACCGATGTTTCGATGCGTCCTGTGCCACAGCAACCTTGCGCAACGTTCTCATCAAATCCTGGCCACCGCAAAGAAAGAGGAACAATGTGAGTACTTGAAGACTGTGCTCAAGTCCTTGCACAGTTGCACTATTATCTTAAAAACAATAatggttcgttaaaaaaataaaaaagcaatAATGGCAGTTGGCAAGTGATTGATTATCTAACAAAGTGCACATGCTACGGGCTATATAGGCATAATGTTGATTGTACTCTTAATCTAATACGACAAGACGGCGTTATGGACGAACTAATTAACAAAATCATAAATTCTAGAGCCAATTCCTTGTATGCCACTAAAATTTATAATGTTTCCTTGTGTGCCATCGAAATTCTTCAGTCCCCTGTGTGCCACTGGATAAAATTTCACATCTCTCTTGTACCATTTCTATtagtttttttgaaaaaacagGAGGGGTTCAGAACCCCTACtgattaattatatatataaagaAGTAAAGTTGCAACAAAAGGAAGACAAAGAAGAGGCGTAACAGagggaaaataaaaaggagaaaaaaggaaaaaagaagggaGGTCGAACAGGCAAACCAAAAAAGAATGACATGCAGAATGACAATTTTGCCCTTCTAGAATGAAAATAATAGATTTGAACATTGTGtgtgaaaggaaaaaaagaagactaGCAGTCTGCCGTGCACGGAGGGCGTGCGCCGTGCGAAGCCTCATCCTTTCGTTGCTTGCAAGTGCTGGGCCCTGTGCTAACAACATGCAGTGTGCATTTATTTTCTGGTTTACGATATATCagaatttttctaatttttttacgATCTCAAATGTCGATGATGTTTATGGTACATTGTTACTATAcaattctactccctccattctaaattgtaagtcgttttgacttttctaagttcgATATtatatgcatttagatatacattatatctagatgcatagtaaaaattatgtgcTTAAAAagattaaaacgacctacaatttgaaacggagggagcatGTAACAAAAAGTGAGAACATCAATGATTTTTCTTCATCATACTAATGGAATGCGAGGGAATAAGTTGAAATCTGTTATTTTCATTCTACAAGGGTAAAATTGTCATTCTGCTTGCCACTTAACCCTCTCCTAAGTCCTAACAGCCAACTAACCGAAATGGCATAGGAGGGATGTGAAATTTTATCCAGTGGCTCACAGGGAACTGAAGAATTTCGATGGTACATAAAGGAACGCTATAAATTTTAGTGGTATACAAGCAATTGGCTCTAAATTCTACAATGAAAACGGAAAGCCCTCTGTAGATAGAATGGACCAGTACTAACCGTAGTCCGACGGGTTGGCAACGATGGTAGACAACACGCTGTAGGTATCTGCGTACACCACctgcgcgccggcgaggccacGGTTGAGCTTCCTCACGGCATCCTGCAGTTCGGCGTTGAATCGCATGGCCACCTGGTTGTACTCCTCGTTGCAACCGCCTGTCTCGTCGAGATTCAGCGTCCTCTCGGCAGGTATGCACCCAAATGGCCCGAGGCCCGTGAACCCGATCTTGCGGGCGCCAAGGCGGTAGGCGTCACGAACGGCCGCATCGGCGAGGCCGATGAGGTAGGCGACGTACTCCAGCGTGGTATACTGGGCGCGGCGAATTGGGAGGGCGAAGTAGTTCAGGATGAAATCGTTGGTGCCGATGCTGAAGATGTACAGAGCCTCGGAGATGATCTCATCGGCCACGGAATGCCCCTTTGCGAGTTTCAGTCTTTCTATGAACTCCTCGAAGTACTCCAGCTGCTGGCTCAAGGATATTGCCGTCTGAAATTAATTCGGACATGCATGTTCCAAACAACAAAAAGTTAGACACCGAATAAAAATAATTCTCGTAGCTAGCTAATTTTCTTGTAACAAGGTCACACTAGTTGGTGTGGTAGTTTTCACAAAGAGCTCTATTGTAGTTGCTGAATTGGTAGATTTACCACAGACTGTCACTAAGGTCATTctcaatgcaaaatttcatatgTATGTTTCCAAAAGTGCCACATAAGTAAGAATGTATTTAGTTCATATATGAAATAACTCACACAATGCATAgtttcatcttttgttgtttCTAAGGCTACATGTAAGACACAAAAATCTTGAAAATAGTGTACATATGGTTTCATCTCCATGAAACTACTTTCTTTTCTCACCTCATAAATAATGTACCATGTCATCAAAAATATCTATGTGACAGCTCATTTATTGTCCATGAAACTTCCATTGAGAATGGTCTAAGCGTACGCTATTATGACATCCCCAGTAAAATCAAAGCATAataaaagttttttttataaaagagAGGGATTTCATTAATTTGTTGGTTAGCACAGTACATACCCCTGTTATAACCAAAGACCCCGACAGAAAAAATATAATGAGAACTTGTTTTGCAATCTCCATCTTCATGGCCAACCGTCGGTCTTCATTATACCCTGCCGAGCAAGGAAGACTTTTATAAATCTGTCGAACAAGGAGAACCCCAGGAGGAGCTAGCCCCTGAATGCCGGTGTTGGAAGAACTATTGTATGCTTTTGCAGGTTGCCTGAAGTCATGGGCGCCATGAAGCTAAGGTGCCTTGAAGGTTGTTGCatgcatttttttagaaaatgaaaGATAATATTCCAGCTTCAGACATCCTTTTGGAGAATGTATCAGACCACAAACATTACATAGAGGCACATGTTTCAAGTCAACATGTAGCTAAGACATCAAAAGATCCGATATACCAAATTaacaaaatcaaagaaaaagaagaaactcAAAATTTCCAACAAACTACTCTAGTAATCTCTCTTCGTGGCAAGTTTTGTAAAGTCGCCACCAAATGAACCAACTTCTCCACATCATGTAAAAGCGGAGCTGAAAGCATGAGCCAATTCCAACAACGGGGAAGAGAAATAACTCCATCTGTTGATTGACGCTCCACCATCAAACCAAGATCGCATCAAAAGTATCCACACTTCCACTAACATAGGTAGTGGCCAGCGGGGATAAGCAAGATATCTATAGCTGTTGAAAAATCCGAGTTGGGTAACCACAGTACCCGCACGAAGTGCACCATCACTAAAAAAATCTCCAAAACGATGCCTCCACCGAGCAAACGACGATAGTCACTGCCGCTGCCCGCCGGGACAAAGTTTTCACCTGGAGACCTAGTGATGGGGTGGGATCAAGATATGGTGGTGCCTCCAAGAAGGAAAATGACGCCCAAAGGTGGCATCACTGTGGTTTTTGCCAGCGCACCCTAGCTCACAACAACACAGCCCCAAGGGTCGACGAGACACGTCCTATACCGCACCATCACCAATCACTGGAGGCTGAAGCACTTGGGACCCAACGTCGATGAAATACGTCCCATACCACACTTGCTGCATGATGAGTTCATGAGCACCCGTTGCAAGCATGACGTTTGTGGCTATAGTTACCGGCCATCCTCCCCACTTCGCCAAGGCCGCCCATTGCCTCAGCTGCACTGGGCCATGTGATTACCGCCGTAGCCACTGTGGGCCTGCAAAGGTGTCGTCAGGCCCGAGCCCATGGGAGTGCAGCCCGTGCGACGGAACAGGCCTCCAATTTTCAGGGGCCCATAGTTTCCAGCACTTAGCCTGGGAAGCCCAATAGTTTTTAGCCCAGACTTCTATTCCATCCATCCGTCAATTTCGCTTCTGCAGTTCCGCTCTTCCCGATCGGCCGATCGTCGGATCGTGTCTTCCGCTCTTCCATCTTCCCTATCGCCGACTCGGCAAGACCGCTAAAAGAATGAAGCACTTCAAGTAAAGATTATAAAAGCAAGAGCCGAATAGGTACGGTTTTTGATATATCTTATTgtgatatatcatatatcttaTTTATAGTCTTATTTTTTAGTGAGGTAGGCCTCATTTTAGTGTTTGGTACAGGATCTCGATTTTTGCCTGCTCGACCTTGGGTGTCGCTACAGCCggcgcacgccaccgccgcagccTGTGCAAGACACACGCCTCCTCTAACCAGATCCATCTTGCCGGTCGATTCTGGCCATCAAGCATCGGATCCGGCGTCCACCCACACGAACCGGCCACCACATGC
This sequence is a window from Setaria italica strain Yugu1 chromosome III, Setaria_italica_v2.0, whole genome shotgun sequence. Protein-coding genes within it:
- the LOC101761722 gene encoding GDSL esterase/lipase At2g42990-like, producing MSPQSLCYRLLLLVLHFAFSSSRATAGNVSAIIVFGDSTVDTGNNNFIPTVAKANFPPYGCDFDGGVATGRFSNGRLVTDFVSEMLGLPSSVPAYLDTGYTIDQLATGLSFASAGAGLDNLTAKFTTAISLSQQLEYFEEFIERLKLAKGHSVADEIISEALYIFSIGTNDFILNYFALPIRRAQYTTLEYVAYLIGLADAAVRDAYRLGARKIGFTGLGPFGCIPAERTLNLDETGGCNEEYNQVAMRFNAELQDAVRKLNRGLAGAQVVYADTYSVLSTIVANPSDYGFDENVAQGCCGTGRIETSVLCGLEEPLTCQDPNKYLFFDSAHPSERACKIIANDILNSALRVFL